A single region of the Cereibacter sphaeroides 2.4.1 genome encodes:
- the hypB gene encoding hydrogenase nickel incorporation protein HypB, translating into MCTVCGCGGNVTFEAGHRHAHGADGHSHHASFPHGHAGHHSHGTPGTGHAHHHGLGPAGVSVPGMSQERLIEVETDILAKNNIYAMANRHRLRELGVHAVNLVSSPGSGKTTLLCKTISLLAGAPLAVIEGDQQTSNDADRIRATGAPAVQINTGKGCHLDAHMVGHAMEDLPLGAGAHLFIENVGNLVCPAAFDLGEDAKVAILSVTEGEDKPLKYPDMFTAARLAILNKVDLAPHCDVDLDLYEANLRRVNPLIEVLRVSARTGEGMEGWVKWLSARRTAKMLGARG; encoded by the coding sequence ATGTGCACGGTGTGCGGCTGCGGCGGCAATGTGACCTTCGAGGCGGGGCATCGCCATGCCCATGGCGCGGACGGGCATTCTCATCATGCGAGCTTTCCCCACGGCCATGCCGGGCATCATTCGCACGGGACTCCGGGCACGGGCCACGCGCATCACCATGGCCTCGGGCCTGCCGGGGTGAGCGTGCCGGGGATGAGCCAGGAGCGGCTGATCGAGGTCGAGACCGACATCCTCGCCAAGAACAACATCTATGCCATGGCGAACCGGCACCGCCTGCGCGAGTTGGGTGTCCATGCCGTCAACCTCGTCTCCTCGCCCGGCTCGGGGAAGACGACGCTACTGTGCAAAACCATTTCACTTCTTGCGGGCGCGCCGCTCGCCGTGATCGAGGGCGACCAGCAGACCTCGAACGATGCCGACCGGATCCGGGCCACGGGCGCCCCGGCGGTGCAGATCAATACGGGCAAGGGCTGCCATCTCGATGCCCATATGGTCGGGCATGCGATGGAGGACCTTCCACTCGGGGCGGGCGCCCATCTCTTCATCGAGAACGTGGGCAACCTTGTCTGTCCCGCCGCCTTCGATCTGGGCGAGGATGCCAAGGTGGCGATCCTCTCGGTGACAGAGGGCGAGGACAAGCCGCTGAAATACCCAGACATGTTCACCGCTGCACGGCTTGCGATCCTCAACAAGGTCGATCTTGCACCCCATTGCGACGTCGATCTCGACCTCTACGAGGCGAACCTGCGCCGGGTGAACCCGCTGATCGAGGTGCTGCGCGTCTCGGCCCGCACCGGCGAGGGGATGGAGGGCTGGGTGAAATGGCTTTCCGCCCGCCGCACGGCCAAGATGCTCGGGGCGCGCGGCTGA
- the hypA gene encoding hydrogenase maturation nickel metallochaperone HypA has translation MHEMSLCEGIRGIVGDQARRHGFATVKVLRLEIGRFAGVEKAALGFAFDVVMRGSAAEGARLEILDLPGRALCYDCGEEAAIEDRFDPCPLCGGGRLMPVGGDEMRIKDMEVQ, from the coding sequence ATGCATGAGATGTCGCTCTGCGAAGGGATCCGGGGCATCGTCGGGGATCAGGCGCGCCGCCACGGCTTTGCGACGGTAAAGGTGCTGCGGCTTGAGATCGGCCGCTTTGCCGGCGTCGAAAAGGCGGCCCTCGGCTTCGCCTTCGACGTAGTGATGCGGGGCAGCGCCGCCGAGGGGGCACGGCTCGAGATCCTCGACCTGCCGGGCCGGGCGCTCTGCTATGACTGCGGCGAGGAAGCCGCTATCGAGGACAGGTTCGACCCCTGCCCGCTCTGCGGCGGCGGCCGTCTGATGCCGGTGGGGGGCGACGAGATGCGGATCAAGGACATGGAGGTTCAGTGA
- a CDS encoding hybrid sensor histidine kinase/response regulator, which produces MMPAWAARLGASRDQQRALEEERSRTQAALQVMPHMLIELDADERLLRGHPGWLDRLPTLGPMAPGQGLQDFLPVDLATEVRRVLAEVETTGAPVSRDWQVRQAGARVWLAISAARLPPLAPDRRPGHAVMICDTTELHAQRKQADRLGKFAQLTTNLVIVTDPHQRIEWVNAAFEQQTGHSGPSVRGQPLCAVLQGEPAPGGCGDRLRAMLAEGRTARAEVEATAACGRRFWLDVSLQPLLDDEGALDGYMAVASDITAHKRQEEQLAAMAAEARATRARLAAAVDVLPDGFAYFDAEDRLVVFNPQYRDCYPGAAAAIVPGASFEQILRQAVQSGDILEARGREEEWLAARLAAHHRGSNQQEQQLADGRWLRVIERQTPDGGRVGLRVDVTALKLAEQRTRIDFSATMDASQDGIAFTDPEGRYIYMNPAHREMFGIATEDEILGRSWRELYSGDVADHIATTALPALLSTGGWRGELIGRRRDGSDLPQEVSLTLKADGGIICISRDISKRLREQQERMRLREELQMAQRREVIGQLASGLAHDLNNLLAAIGGSALLIQEMQSGAAEVHAQRILAATEQAGALVRRFLTLGKRQSNRSRIDLCPLLQEAADLVQAGLRNRTRLTLALPDAPIWIEADPTDILQVVLNLVINARDAISTAPPREGGHEISVTLAPAGPAQLVQTYAVGAPCADRRYVSMTVSDSGPGIEPAMQAKVFQPYFSTKGAAGTGLGLAIVTGVLTANHGAIALQSAPGEGTRFTVLWPVKPPDAAAPSDEPAPHFALPAIAEPAASAQTFALPVAAEPAPGPEMRPAGRLAGRTILVADDNADVLRVLVAFLEGAGAEVVPCSDPRDALAALQDDPRIWDLLVTDYDMPQISGADLCRAANDLAPDLPVLLITALPDWRSRISAPAPRFTAELGKPLGRATLLDAAERAIGAKAG; this is translated from the coding sequence ATGATGCCTGCCTGGGCCGCGCGTCTCGGCGCGTCGCGCGATCAGCAGCGCGCGCTTGAGGAAGAGCGGAGCCGGACGCAGGCCGCACTTCAGGTCATGCCGCACATGCTGATCGAGCTGGACGCCGACGAACGGCTGCTGCGGGGGCATCCGGGCTGGCTCGACCGCCTGCCCACGCTCGGGCCCATGGCTCCGGGACAAGGGCTGCAGGACTTTCTGCCGGTCGACCTCGCGACGGAGGTGCGCCGTGTGCTGGCCGAAGTCGAGACGACCGGCGCCCCGGTCAGCCGCGACTGGCAGGTGCGGCAGGCGGGCGCGCGCGTCTGGCTTGCGATCTCTGCCGCGCGCCTGCCCCCGCTCGCGCCGGACAGGCGGCCCGGCCATGCGGTCATGATCTGCGACACGACCGAGCTGCACGCTCAGCGCAAGCAGGCCGACAGGCTGGGCAAGTTCGCCCAGCTCACCACCAACCTCGTGATCGTCACCGATCCCCACCAGCGCATCGAATGGGTGAATGCGGCCTTCGAACAGCAGACCGGCCACTCGGGCCCGTCTGTGCGCGGCCAGCCGCTCTGCGCGGTGCTGCAGGGCGAGCCCGCGCCGGGCGGATGCGGCGATCGCCTGCGCGCCATGCTGGCCGAGGGTCGGACGGCACGGGCCGAGGTCGAGGCCACCGCCGCCTGCGGGCGCCGCTTCTGGCTCGATGTCTCGCTCCAGCCGCTTCTCGACGACGAGGGTGCGCTCGATGGCTACATGGCCGTGGCCAGCGACATCACCGCTCACAAGCGACAGGAGGAGCAGCTGGCCGCCATGGCGGCCGAAGCGCGCGCCACCCGGGCGCGGCTCGCGGCCGCCGTCGACGTCCTGCCGGACGGCTTCGCCTATTTCGACGCCGAGGACCGGCTCGTCGTCTTCAACCCTCAGTACCGCGATTGCTACCCCGGCGCCGCGGCGGCCATCGTGCCGGGCGCGAGTTTCGAGCAGATCCTCCGTCAGGCGGTGCAGTCCGGCGACATCCTCGAGGCGCGCGGCCGCGAGGAAGAGTGGTTGGCCGCGCGTCTCGCCGCCCACCACCGCGGCAGCAACCAGCAGGAGCAGCAGCTGGCCGACGGGCGCTGGCTGCGCGTGATCGAACGGCAGACCCCTGACGGCGGCCGCGTGGGTCTCAGGGTCGATGTGACGGCGCTGAAACTGGCCGAACAGCGGACCCGCATCGACTTCTCGGCCACGATGGACGCGTCGCAGGACGGGATTGCCTTCACCGATCCCGAAGGGCGCTACATCTACATGAACCCGGCCCACCGCGAGATGTTCGGCATCGCCACCGAGGACGAGATCCTCGGCCGGTCCTGGCGCGAGCTCTATTCAGGCGACGTGGCCGACCATATCGCCACCACGGCCCTGCCCGCGCTGTTGAGCACCGGCGGCTGGCGCGGCGAGCTGATCGGCCGACGCCGCGACGGCAGCGACCTGCCGCAGGAGGTGTCGCTGACGCTCAAGGCGGACGGGGGGATCATCTGCATCTCGCGCGACATCTCCAAGCGGCTGCGCGAGCAGCAGGAACGCATGCGCCTGCGCGAGGAGCTGCAGATGGCGCAGCGGCGCGAGGTCATCGGGCAGCTGGCCTCCGGCCTCGCGCACGACCTGAACAACCTGCTCGCGGCCATCGGCGGCTCGGCGCTGCTGATCCAGGAGATGCAGTCCGGCGCGGCCGAGGTCCATGCGCAGCGCATTCTGGCCGCGACCGAGCAGGCCGGGGCCCTCGTCCGCCGCTTCCTCACCCTCGGCAAGCGGCAGAGCAACCGCTCGCGCATCGACCTGTGCCCCCTCCTGCAGGAGGCGGCCGATCTGGTGCAGGCGGGCCTGCGCAACCGCACACGGCTCACCCTCGCGCTGCCCGATGCGCCGATCTGGATCGAGGCGGATCCGACCGACATCCTGCAGGTGGTGCTGAACCTCGTCATCAATGCGCGCGACGCGATCTCGACCGCGCCCCCGCGCGAGGGCGGCCACGAGATCAGCGTGACGCTCGCGCCGGCCGGGCCCGCTCAGCTCGTGCAGACCTACGCGGTGGGCGCGCCCTGCGCCGACCGGCGCTATGTCTCGATGACGGTCAGCGACAGCGGCCCCGGGATCGAACCTGCGATGCAGGCCAAGGTGTTCCAGCCCTATTTCTCGACCAAGGGCGCCGCGGGCACCGGGCTCGGGCTCGCCATCGTGACGGGGGTGCTTACCGCCAACCACGGCGCCATCGCGCTGCAGAGCGCGCCCGGAGAAGGCACGCGCTTCACCGTGCTCTGGCCGGTCAAGCCGCCGGACGCGGCGGCCCCCTCCGACGAGCCCGCGCCGCATTTCGCCCTGCCGGCCATCGCAGAGCCTGCCGCCTCCGCACAGACCTTCGCCTTGCCGGTCGCCGCAGAGCCCGCCCCGGGGCCGGAGATGCGGCCTGCCGGTCGCCTCGCCGGGCGCACCATCCTCGTGGCGGACGACAATGCCGATGTGCTGCGGGTGCTGGTGGCCTTTCTCGAGGGGGCGGGCGCCGAGGTCGTGCCCTGTTCGGATCCGCGCGACGCGCTGGCGGCCCTGCAGGACGACCCGCGGATCTGGGACCTGCTGGTGACCGACTACGACATGCCGCAGATTTCGGGGGCCGACCTCTGCCGCGCCGCCAATGACCTCGCGCCGGATCTTCCGGTGCTGCTCATCACCGCCCTGCCCGACTGGCGGAGCCGGATCAGCGCTCCGGCGCCCCGCTTCACTGCCGAGCTCGGCAAGCCCCTCGGCCGCGCAACACTGCTCGACGCGGCCGAGCGCGCGATCGGCGCGAAGGCGGGCTAG
- a CDS encoding [NiFe]-hydrogenase assembly chaperone HybE, with amino-acid sequence MSGFEGSYLGANDRIGPAAVMECKICWTPYDPAMGDDFRQILPGTPFTALPEDWSCPHCGAPKNQFMVLSDPEADAVSAAVAERVARLVADFEDVWHSKMRDVPLVNKALHVEAVGFRLHEGRPLGVLVAPWFMNLVLLPAEGEDWSALAPGEKEIIAFPSGDYEFLHNVRPMGGGYKACSLFSPMNDFSSQLQAVEVARAVMAALFDPENRAETDRAAEIRAAREADLAPPAADPEPSRRAVITASLGQAG; translated from the coding sequence ATGAGCGGCTTCGAGGGCTCCTATCTCGGCGCGAACGACCGGATCGGTCCGGCGGCTGTCATGGAATGCAAGATCTGCTGGACGCCCTACGATCCGGCAATGGGCGACGACTTCCGCCAGATCCTGCCCGGTACGCCCTTCACGGCCCTGCCCGAAGACTGGAGCTGCCCGCACTGCGGCGCGCCGAAAAACCAGTTCATGGTCCTGTCCGACCCCGAGGCCGACGCGGTTTCCGCCGCGGTGGCCGAGCGGGTGGCGCGGCTCGTGGCGGATTTCGAGGATGTCTGGCACAGCAAGATGCGCGACGTGCCGCTGGTGAACAAGGCGCTCCATGTCGAGGCGGTGGGCTTCCGGCTGCACGAGGGGCGCCCGCTGGGCGTTCTGGTGGCGCCGTGGTTCATGAACCTCGTGCTGCTGCCCGCCGAAGGGGAAGACTGGTCGGCCCTCGCGCCCGGCGAGAAGGAGATTATCGCCTTCCCGTCCGGAGATTACGAGTTCCTGCACAATGTCCGGCCGATGGGCGGCGGCTACAAGGCCTGCTCGCTCTTCTCGCCGATGAATGATTTTTCCAGCCAGCTTCAGGCGGTCGAAGTGGCGCGGGCCGTGATGGCCGCCCTGTTCGATCCGGAGAACCGGGCCGAGACCGACCGGGCGGCCGAGATCCGCGCCGCCCGCGAAGCCGATCTGGCGCCGCCCGCCGCCGATCCCGAACCCAGCCGCAGGGCGGTCATCACCGCCAGTCTCGGCCAGGCAGGATGA
- the hypE gene encoding hydrogenase expression/formation protein HypE, which translates to MALRDSHVTLAHGGGGKAMRDLIEEVFTSLFQPPGMEDQARLTSAALAAPGARLALTTDSFVVTPLEFPGGDIGKLAICGTVNDLAVGGAEPLWLSAAFIIEEGTEIALLRRIAATMADEARAAGVRIVTGDTKVVERGAADGLFITTTGVGVIPPGRELSAAAIRPGDRLLVNGGLGDHGATILAARGDLALSTDLQSDCAALGHLMAAVLKAAPGARAARDATRGGVAAVLNEMAEASGVGLVIEEEALPLRAEVVGLCEILGLDPLYLANEGRLVVVVPEAEAEAALGAMRACPEGAGAVAIGRAVADHPGQVRMTTRFGGSRIVDMLVGEQLPRIC; encoded by the coding sequence ATGGCGCTCAGGGACAGCCATGTGACGCTCGCCCACGGCGGCGGCGGGAAAGCCATGCGCGATCTGATCGAGGAGGTGTTCACGAGCCTCTTCCAGCCGCCGGGGATGGAGGATCAGGCGCGGCTGACCTCGGCGGCGCTGGCCGCGCCGGGCGCGCGGCTCGCGCTCACCACCGACAGTTTCGTCGTGACCCCGCTCGAATTCCCCGGCGGCGACATCGGCAAGCTCGCCATCTGCGGCACGGTCAACGATCTCGCGGTGGGCGGCGCAGAGCCGCTCTGGCTCTCGGCCGCCTTCATCATCGAGGAGGGCACCGAGATCGCGCTGCTGCGCCGGATCGCGGCCACCATGGCGGACGAGGCCCGGGCGGCCGGCGTGCGGATCGTGACGGGCGACACGAAGGTGGTGGAACGCGGCGCGGCCGATGGGCTCTTCATCACCACCACCGGCGTGGGCGTGATCCCGCCCGGGCGCGAGCTGTCGGCCGCGGCGATCCGGCCGGGCGACCGGCTGCTCGTGAACGGGGGCCTCGGCGATCACGGCGCCACCATCCTCGCCGCGCGCGGGGATCTGGCGCTCTCGACCGATCTGCAGTCGGACTGCGCCGCCCTCGGGCATCTGATGGCGGCCGTGCTCAAGGCCGCGCCCGGTGCCCGGGCCGCACGGGATGCGACCCGCGGCGGGGTCGCGGCGGTGCTGAACGAGATGGCCGAGGCCTCGGGCGTGGGGCTCGTCATCGAGGAGGAGGCGCTGCCGCTGCGGGCCGAGGTCGTGGGTCTTTGCGAGATCCTCGGCCTCGATCCGCTTTATCTCGCCAACGAGGGGCGGCTCGTGGTTGTGGTGCCGGAGGCGGAGGCCGAGGCGGCCCTCGGGGCCATGCGAGCCTGCCCCGAGGGCGCGGGCGCGGTGGCCATCGGCCGCGCGGTCGCGGACCATCCGGGGCAGGTGCGCATGACCACCCGCTTCGGCGGCAGCCGGATCGTCGACATGCTGGTGGGCGAGCAACTGCCCCGCATTTGCTGA
- a CDS encoding response regulator transcription factor, producing MDQDLSRPPLSVLVADDQPLVRELILGLLAREPDLAPEGVEDLPEALARIAAHGPFDVVLLDLVMPGMNGLEGLARAMAANGGRPVLLMSGNLPEEMLAEAQRLGVAGVLPKTRFAAIAATVREAGRRNRPALPEAERQLLQMLVAGEATEELAARFGREAFETALAALFARLEVSTRTQAVLAARRRGLV from the coding sequence ATGGATCAGGACCTGTCCCGCCCCCCCCTCTCGGTGCTCGTCGCCGACGACCAGCCGCTCGTGCGCGAGCTGATCCTGGGCCTTCTTGCGCGCGAGCCGGATCTGGCGCCGGAGGGGGTGGAGGACCTGCCCGAGGCGCTGGCGCGGATCGCCGCGCACGGGCCCTTCGATGTCGTCCTGCTCGATCTCGTCATGCCGGGGATGAACGGGCTCGAGGGGCTCGCGCGGGCGATGGCGGCGAACGGCGGCCGGCCGGTCCTGCTCATGTCCGGCAACCTGCCCGAGGAGATGCTCGCAGAGGCGCAGCGTCTGGGCGTGGCGGGGGTGCTGCCGAAGACCCGGTTCGCCGCCATTGCCGCGACCGTCCGCGAAGCGGGCCGAAGGAACCGGCCCGCCCTCCCCGAGGCCGAGCGGCAGCTTCTGCAGATGCTGGTCGCGGGCGAGGCCACCGAAGAGCTTGCGGCCCGCTTCGGGAGAGAGGCCTTCGAGACGGCCCTCGCGGCGCTGTTCGCGCGTCTGGAGGTCTCCACCCGGACGCAGGCAGTGCTGGCCGCCCGGCGCCGGGGTCTCGTCTGA
- the hypD gene encoding hydrogenase formation protein HypD, whose protein sequence is MKFASEFRDPALARSLLAAIAARADEIGATRARPLHIMEICGGHTHAIFRYGLDRLVHEGIEFIHGPGCPVCVLPMGRVDECIAIAERPEVIFTTFGDAMRVPGARGSLLQAKARGADIRMVYSPLDALEIARRNPAREVVFFGLGFETTTPSTALSIQQAAREELFNFSVFCNHITVPEPIRALLDDPDMRLDGFIGPGHVSMVIGIHAYDFVARDYSKPLVVAGFEPTDLLQSVLMVLDQIAEGRSVIENQYARVVPEHGNPVSLAAIADVYERRPSFEWRGLGEIDASGLRIRETYAAFDAERKFGIGYGTPAAPRQEPEGCACGAVMTGRIKPPACPQFGRGCTPEMPLGALMVSSEGACAAYWQYAGARGLAAE, encoded by the coding sequence ATGAAATTCGCGTCCGAGTTCCGCGATCCCGCCCTCGCGCGGAGCCTTCTGGCGGCCATCGCCGCGCGCGCCGACGAGATCGGCGCCACCCGCGCCCGCCCGCTGCACATCATGGAGATCTGCGGCGGCCACACCCACGCGATCTTCCGCTACGGGCTCGACCGGCTGGTGCATGAGGGGATCGAATTCATCCACGGCCCCGGCTGCCCGGTCTGCGTCCTGCCGATGGGCCGGGTCGACGAATGCATCGCCATCGCCGAGCGGCCCGAGGTGATCTTCACCACCTTCGGCGATGCGATGCGCGTGCCGGGGGCGCGCGGCTCGCTCTTGCAGGCCAAGGCACGCGGCGCGGACATCCGCATGGTCTATTCGCCGCTCGACGCGCTCGAGATCGCGCGGCGCAATCCTGCGCGCGAGGTGGTCTTCTTCGGCCTCGGCTTCGAGACGACGACGCCCTCGACCGCCCTCTCGATCCAGCAGGCGGCGCGGGAGGAGCTCTTCAACTTCAGCGTCTTCTGCAACCACATCACCGTGCCCGAGCCGATCCGGGCGTTGCTCGACGATCCCGACATGCGGCTCGACGGCTTCATCGGGCCCGGCCATGTCTCGATGGTGATCGGCATCCATGCCTACGATTTCGTGGCCCGCGACTATTCCAAGCCCCTCGTCGTGGCGGGCTTCGAGCCCACGGACCTCCTGCAATCGGTGCTGATGGTGCTGGACCAGATCGCCGAGGGCCGCTCGGTGATCGAGAACCAGTATGCCCGCGTGGTGCCCGAGCACGGCAATCCGGTCAGCCTCGCCGCCATCGCCGACGTCTACGAGCGGCGGCCGAGCTTCGAATGGCGGGGCCTCGGCGAGATCGACGCCTCGGGCCTGCGTATCCGCGAGACCTATGCAGCCTTCGATGCCGAACGGAAGTTCGGGATCGGCTACGGCACTCCGGCCGCGCCCCGGCAGGAGCCCGAGGGATGTGCCTGCGGCGCGGTGATGACCGGCCGGATCAAGCCCCCCGCCTGCCCGCAGTTCGGCCGCGGCTGCACGCCCGAGATGCCGCTCGGCGCGCTGATGGTGAGTTCGGAAGGCGCCTGCGCGGCCTACTGGCAATATGCCGGCGCGCGCGGGCTGGCCGCGGAATAG
- a CDS encoding HupK protein produces the protein MSGALTLRLGPEGPRLLRGPDLPVAALMIGRSPQAAADLLPRLFNLCPMAQATAVRLALDLPLPDPAELAAEIAREHRQKLTLLWPRLLDLPAADPGPLPAPADLTGWVARQPLFSALARLFPPGTAVAGLPVATPETMFAPVPCDNSPAARRQDHPTLAAAARLWGRGPLWRALGRLADLAPPPPPVRLACGAAVVPAARGSYAVRARIEGGRVTAFARMTPTDHLIAPGGILERSVATLPADSGRLVPVLLALLDPCVPVTVEEATHA, from the coding sequence ATGAGCGGGGCTCTGACCCTCCGGCTCGGGCCCGAGGGTCCGCGCCTCCTGCGGGGGCCGGATCTGCCGGTGGCGGCCCTGATGATCGGCCGATCCCCGCAGGCTGCGGCCGACCTTCTGCCGCGTCTCTTCAACCTCTGCCCCATGGCGCAGGCCACGGCCGTCCGGCTGGCACTCGACCTGCCACTGCCGGATCCCGCGGAACTTGCCGCCGAGATCGCGCGCGAGCATCGGCAGAAGCTGACCCTCCTCTGGCCCCGCCTGCTGGACCTGCCCGCCGCGGATCCCGGACCGCTGCCCGCCCCTGCAGACCTGACCGGGTGGGTCGCGCGGCAGCCGCTCTTCTCCGCTCTCGCCCGGCTGTTTCCGCCCGGCACTGCGGTGGCCGGTCTGCCCGTCGCGACGCCGGAAACCATGTTCGCGCCCGTCCCTTGCGACAATTCCCCTGCCGCGCGCCGGCAGGATCACCCGACCCTTGCGGCCGCGGCGCGCCTCTGGGGACGCGGGCCGCTCTGGCGCGCGCTCGGCCGTCTGGCCGATCTGGCGCCTCCTCCTCCGCCCGTCAGGCTTGCCTGCGGCGCGGCCGTCGTGCCGGCCGCCCGCGGCAGCTATGCCGTGCGCGCCCGCATCGAGGGCGGCCGAGTGACCGCATTCGCGCGCATGACGCCCACCGACCATCTGATCGCCCCGGGCGGCATCCTCGAGCGCAGCGTTGCCACCCTGCCCGCCGACAGCGGCCGTCTGGTGCCAGTGCTGCTCGCGCTCCTCGACCCTTGCGTGCCCGTCACCGTCGAGGAGGCCACCCATGCATGA
- a CDS encoding HypC/HybG/HupF family hydrogenase formation chaperone, with the protein MCLGIPGRIAAITDPARLMALAEVSGVRREVNLACVAYGPLEALVGRWALIHVGFAMSLIDEEEAARTLEALRELGEAQEALEAMAAGDRALEGQA; encoded by the coding sequence ATGTGCCTCGGCATTCCCGGCCGCATCGCGGCCATCACCGATCCGGCGCGCCTGATGGCGCTGGCCGAGGTCTCCGGCGTGCGGCGCGAAGTGAACCTCGCCTGCGTCGCCTACGGCCCGCTCGAGGCGCTGGTGGGCCGCTGGGCGCTGATCCATGTGGGCTTCGCCATGAGCCTCATCGACGAGGAGGAGGCGGCGCGCACGCTCGAGGCGCTGCGCGAGCTGGGCGAGGCGCAGGAGGCGCTGGAAGCGATGGCGGCCGGCGACCGGGCACTGGAGGGGCAGGCATGA
- a CDS encoding rhodanese-like domain-containing protein gives MKRLLMLLAAALPMASGARAGDPVSAAPSAPELLSGEALVVDIREPAEWRETGVLPTAVLFTYRDAAGFLARIEPQLKPGQPIALLCRSGRRSAAAAAAIAARTDHPVIDVAGGLGRLVREGYQPSPCPAC, from the coding sequence ATGAAACGTCTGCTGATGCTTCTGGCGGCCGCCCTGCCGATGGCGTCCGGCGCCCGGGCGGGCGATCCGGTCTCGGCCGCGCCCTCGGCGCCGGAGCTCCTCTCGGGTGAGGCGCTGGTCGTCGACATCCGCGAGCCTGCGGAATGGCGCGAGACGGGCGTGCTGCCGACGGCTGTCCTTTTCACCTATCGGGATGCCGCGGGATTTCTCGCCCGCATCGAGCCGCAGCTGAAGCCCGGCCAGCCGATCGCGCTCCTCTGCCGCTCCGGCCGGCGGTCGGCCGCCGCAGCCGCGGCCATCGCGGCCCGGACCGATCATCCGGTGATCGACGTGGCGGGCGGGCTGGGGCGCCTTGTCCGCGAAGGCTACCAGCCCTCCCCCTGCCCCGCCTGCTGA
- a CDS encoding sigma-54-dependent transcriptional regulator, with protein sequence MSRPLVLLVDDEPHALAAMRMALEDEFDIATAASGEEALRILEDQWVQVIISDQRMPGMTGVQFLTQARERWPETVRIILTGYTDASAMVAAINEAGIHQFLTKPWIPDQLAMAARNATRLFHLARENERLALEMRFLNSTVETRLEKRRRALREGMGFESILRAPSSPMNAVVQAARQFASFDLPVLLTGEPGTGKAQLARAMHYGSLRSDRPFHEFNLQGVPEELAAIELFGAKRGVAAGNASRVGLVQKADRGTLHLGAIDTASPALQMALMRMLGTGSFSPVGGQETLTTNLRLIASSHRDLRRLVAEGQFRADLYYALSAGEIAVPPLRARRGDVALLAQVMLADLAATHGKPIHEIEPAALEFLENYDWPGNLRELSNEITRMLVFTQGKVLTADLISRPILQATPSESGADRSAEAVLTADGTLKDRVELIEMRILRETLTRHRWNKSRAAAELGLSRVGLRAKLDRYGIADPAGRLAAEEEED encoded by the coding sequence ATGTCGCGGCCGCTGGTCCTCCTCGTCGACGACGAGCCGCATGCGCTGGCTGCGATGCGGATGGCGCTCGAGGACGAGTTCGACATCGCCACCGCCGCCTCGGGCGAGGAGGCGCTGCGGATCCTCGAGGATCAGTGGGTGCAGGTCATCATCTCGGATCAGAGGATGCCCGGCATGACGGGCGTCCAGTTCCTCACGCAGGCGCGCGAGCGCTGGCCCGAGACGGTGAGGATCATCCTCACCGGCTACACCGACGCCTCCGCGATGGTCGCCGCGATCAACGAGGCGGGCATCCACCAGTTTCTGACCAAGCCCTGGATTCCCGACCAGCTTGCCATGGCCGCGCGCAATGCCACCCGCCTCTTCCATCTCGCGCGCGAGAACGAGCGGCTGGCGCTGGAAATGCGCTTTCTCAATTCGACCGTCGAGACGCGGCTCGAGAAGCGGCGGCGGGCGCTGCGCGAGGGCATGGGGTTCGAGAGCATCCTGCGCGCGCCCTCCTCGCCCATGAATGCGGTGGTGCAGGCCGCGCGCCAGTTCGCGAGCTTCGATCTGCCGGTGCTGCTGACGGGCGAGCCCGGCACGGGCAAGGCGCAGCTCGCGCGCGCGATGCATTACGGCTCGCTCCGCTCCGACCGGCCGTTTCACGAGTTCAACCTGCAGGGCGTGCCCGAGGAGCTGGCCGCGATCGAGCTCTTCGGGGCGAAGCGCGGGGTGGCTGCGGGCAATGCGAGCCGCGTGGGCCTCGTGCAGAAGGCCGACCGCGGAACGCTCCATCTGGGCGCCATCGACACGGCCTCGCCCGCGCTTCAGATGGCGCTGATGCGGATGCTGGGCACGGGCAGCTTCAGCCCGGTGGGCGGGCAGGAGACGCTGACCACGAACCTCCGGCTCATCGCCTCGTCGCACCGCGACCTCCGCAGGCTGGTGGCCGAGGGGCAGTTCCGGGCCGACCTCTATTATGCGCTCTCGGCGGGCGAGATCGCGGTGCCGCCGCTGCGCGCCCGGCGCGGGGATGTGGCTCTGCTGGCGCAGGTGATGCTCGCCGATCTCGCAGCGACCCACGGCAAGCCCATCCACGAGATCGAGCCCGCCGCCCTCGAATTCCTCGAGAATTACGACTGGCCGGGCAATCTGCGCGAGCTTTCGAACGAGATCACGCGGATGCTGGTCTTCACGCAGGGCAAGGTGCTGACCGCCGACCTGATCTCGCGCCCGATCCTGCAGGCCACTCCCTCCGAGAGCGGCGCGGACCGCTCGGCCGAAGCGGTGCTGACCGCCGACGGCACGCTCAAGGACCGGGTCGAGCTGATCGAGATGCGCATCCTGCGCGAGACGCTGACCCGGCACCGCTGGAACAAGAGCCGCGCCGCGGCCGAGCTGGGGCTGAGCCGCGTGGGGCTGCGCGCCAAGCTCGACCGCTACGGGATCGCCGATCCCGCCGGGCGGCTGGCCGCCGAAGAGGAGGAAGACTGA